In Bernardetia litoralis DSM 6794, the genomic window GCTCTAACAAAGAAAAAAGCATAAAATGAACCCGTAATTGCAATTATAATTCCTACAAAAGAAGCATAAAAACCTAAAATATTATGCAAATCATAATTTAATTTTTTCCAATTACTTAGATTTCTTTTAGGAAACCAAAGGCGTTGTTTTCTTGATTTTTTATTTTTTGGCCACCAAATTATGATTCCTGAAATGAGCATTCCAATAAACAATAAAGTAGCAATTCCGACTACCCAACTTCCAATTGAACGTTCTAACAATAAAGAAAAATGTATAGCTAGAACAATTGGAAAAAAGCCATTTTTTTCATCATACGTACCCAAAACTTTACCTGTATAAGGATTTACATAGACTGATTTATAGACAATAAACTCATCAAAATAATTCCAAGTTGTTTCAGGATTTTTTTCATAATAATAAAAACGATAGCTTTCATTTCTATCAATTGGAATATTTACCCAATGTACAGGGTATTTTTCTTGTGTATATTCATTTACTTTTTTTTCTAAAATATGAATAGGTAATACTTCTTTTTCATCTATGTTGGCTTCATTATGAAATATTGCATCTTTGCGCAAAATATTTTGAACTTCATCTTTGAATACATAAAGACAACCTGTGATAGATATAATAAAAATGATACTACCAATGGCTAAACCAGCCCACAAATGAAACTTTCTTACCCATTGTTTGAATATCTTTTTTCTATTTAATACCATAATTTAGTTAAATTAAAAAACTAAACTACCCAAAGTTAAACTTTGGATAGTTTAGAAGAATTAGGATAAGAATTACTATTAAAATTTGTAAGCAAGAGCCAAACGCCAATTTCTTGGCGCTTCGGCTTGGTAATAATAAAATGCTCCATAAGGTGCGCCACTATACAAATATTCGTCAAGTAAATTATAAATATTTAATGTTACTTGTAATTTTTCATTTCCCCAAGAAACACCTGCATCTACTTTTGTATAATCGCCAAGAGATTTTTGATTTGGAACAGAAGCCCATCCCCAAGTCGTTCTATCAGCAAGAACAGTTGCTCCTAAAGATATACCAGCACCTTTCAAAAATCCTGTTTGATGCTTGTAAGCAATCCATGTATTTGCTGTATGTTTTGCATATCCTGGTACAAGGTCGCCTT contains:
- a CDS encoding PepSY-associated TM helix domain-containing protein, with product MVLNRKKIFKQWVRKFHLWAGLAIGSIIFIISITGCLYVFKDEVQNILRKDAIFHNEANIDEKEVLPIHILEKKVNEYTQEKYPVHWVNIPIDRNESYRFYYYEKNPETTWNYFDEFIVYKSVYVNPYTGKVLGTYDEKNGFFPIVLAIHFSLLLERSIGSWVVGIATLLFIGMLISGIIIWWPKNKKSRKQRLWFPKRNLSNWKKLNYDLHNILGFYASFVGIIIAITGSFYAFFFVRALIYLVFSGGLTEYPDFSEYKTTSPKTERTVSTPDKIAKQVELLYPDAYGYSIDLGHEHLDEHSHPAFSIYVQQKKGVYYINNEVFFDENTGEMLYNRPHKEKNFGEKVISANYDIHVGAILGLGGKILAFLVSLICASLPVTGFMIWWQRHKKRKKVSKKQTKILSKEITEEVLI